One Egicoccus halophilus genomic region harbors:
- a CDS encoding AAA family ATPase, whose protein sequence is MTDLRIFLATPHPGYEQRLRQAFDGTLNGDLRRWDADATSVDGSLLHQLADDRPDVVALGPGLSVDDALAAARQLELERPEISVLLVSEPSTELWEQALRSGIRDVLAPDALDADVRGAFERALEVAERRRRNLVGVEEEATGGRIITVLSPKGGSGKTTVSTNLALGLALEAPDSTAIVDLDLQFGDVATALRLTPQHSLVDAARSPVGDDALALKSFLTPHVRDLWCLCGPESPAEGEEVTAERARAMVQTLASEFPYVVVDTCAGITEHALSVIEISTDLVFVCAMDVPSVRSLRKEIDALEQLGMTHQRRHLVINRADAKVGLDIKDVEATVGLPVDVAVPSSRLVPLSVNQGSPVVESEPRSPVAKQFGALVHRFTADTAVADAQPSRRRRMFR, encoded by the coding sequence ATGACTGACCTGCGGATCTTCCTTGCCACCCCCCACCCGGGCTACGAACAGCGGCTGCGGCAGGCGTTCGACGGCACGCTCAACGGTGATCTGCGCCGCTGGGACGCCGACGCGACGTCCGTCGACGGCTCGCTCCTGCACCAACTCGCCGACGACCGGCCCGACGTCGTCGCGCTCGGGCCGGGCCTGTCGGTGGACGACGCACTCGCGGCCGCCCGCCAGCTCGAGCTCGAACGACCCGAGATCAGCGTGCTCCTCGTCAGCGAGCCGAGCACCGAACTGTGGGAACAGGCGCTGCGTTCCGGCATCCGCGACGTCCTCGCGCCCGACGCACTGGACGCCGACGTGCGGGGCGCGTTCGAGCGCGCCCTAGAGGTGGCCGAACGGCGACGCCGCAACCTCGTCGGTGTCGAGGAGGAGGCCACGGGCGGGCGCATCATCACCGTCCTGTCGCCCAAGGGCGGCTCGGGCAAGACGACCGTGTCGACCAACCTCGCCCTCGGCCTCGCACTGGAGGCGCCGGACTCGACGGCCATCGTCGATCTCGACCTGCAGTTCGGTGACGTCGCCACGGCGTTGCGGCTGACGCCCCAGCACTCGCTGGTGGACGCCGCCCGGTCCCCGGTCGGCGACGACGCGCTGGCACTGAAGTCGTTCCTCACCCCGCACGTGCGCGACCTGTGGTGCCTCTGTGGCCCCGAGTCGCCTGCCGAGGGGGAAGAGGTGACCGCCGAACGGGCTCGCGCCATGGTGCAGACGCTGGCGTCCGAGTTCCCCTACGTGGTCGTCGACACGTGTGCCGGTATCACCGAGCACGCGCTGTCCGTCATCGAGATCTCCACGGACCTGGTGTTCGTGTGCGCCATGGACGTCCCGAGCGTCCGCAGCCTGCGCAAGGAGATCGACGCGCTGGAACAGCTCGGCATGACCCACCAGCGACGGCACCTGGTCATCAACCGGGCCGATGCCAAGGTCGGCCTCGACATCAAGGACGTCGAGGCCACCGTCGGTCTCCCGGTCGATGTCGCCGTGCCCTCGTCCCGCCTCGTGCCGCTGTCGGTGAACCAGGGCTCCCCGGTCGTCGAGTCCGAGCCGCGCTCGCCGGTGGCCAAGCAGTTCGGGGCTCTGGTCCACCGGTTCACCGCCGACACGGCGGTCGCCGACGCTCAGCCCAGCCGTCGACGGAGGATGTTCCGATGA
- the cpaB gene encoding Flp pilus assembly protein CpaB produces the protein MLRKVLGVVAAVLLATMGTTLLVAYVRGAEDRALAGEELVEVLVLREDVVQATAAEDLADLVALERVPLKVRADGSIDELTDVEGQVAAVDLVAGEQLVRSRFLTPTALAEQSEVQVPDGMQQVTISLEPQRAVGGRLTPGDTVGLFASFSLEDERSDEQIASESSDDLRQHLAETTKLILHKLLVTNVQVEQLPSMPAAETDEAGTASSGPELAPTGNLLVTLAVATPQAERVVFAAEHGTIWLSAESEGASEDDGRLRTPRNIFDD, from the coding sequence ATGTTGCGCAAGGTGTTGGGCGTGGTGGCCGCCGTCCTGCTCGCCACCATGGGGACCACGCTGCTGGTCGCCTACGTCCGGGGAGCCGAGGACCGCGCGCTGGCCGGTGAGGAACTGGTCGAGGTCCTGGTCCTGCGCGAGGACGTCGTCCAGGCGACCGCCGCCGAGGACCTCGCCGACCTCGTCGCGCTCGAGCGGGTCCCGCTGAAGGTCCGTGCGGACGGCAGCATCGACGAGCTCACCGACGTCGAGGGCCAAGTGGCGGCGGTCGACCTCGTCGCCGGCGAACAGCTGGTGCGCTCGCGCTTCCTGACGCCGACCGCCCTCGCCGAACAGAGCGAGGTCCAGGTCCCCGACGGGATGCAGCAGGTGACGATCTCCCTGGAGCCACAGCGGGCGGTCGGGGGACGACTCACACCGGGGGACACGGTCGGGCTCTTCGCCTCGTTCTCCCTCGAGGACGAGCGGAGCGACGAGCAGATCGCCTCGGAGTCGTCCGACGACCTGCGCCAGCACCTGGCCGAGACCACCAAGCTGATCCTGCACAAGCTGCTGGTGACCAACGTCCAGGTCGAGCAGCTCCCCTCCATGCCGGCCGCCGAGACCGACGAGGCAGGGACGGCGTCCAGCGGTCCGGAGCTCGCCCCGACCGGCAACCTGCTCGTGACACTCGCCGTCGCCACGCCGCAGGCAGAACGCGTCGTCTTCGCGGCCGAGCACGGAACCATCTGGCTCTCGGCCGAGTCCGAGGGCGCCTCCGAGGACGACGGCCGACTTCGCACCCCGAGGAACATCTTCGATGACTGA